From one Peromyscus maniculatus bairdii isolate BWxNUB_F1_BW_parent chromosome 17, HU_Pman_BW_mat_3.1, whole genome shotgun sequence genomic stretch:
- the Pgpep1 gene encoding pyroglutamyl-peptidase 1, with protein MEQPRKAVVVTGFGPFGEHTVNASWIAVQELEKLGLGDSVDLHVYEIPVEYQTVQRLIPALWEKHSPQLVVHVGVSGMATTVTLEKCGHNKGYKGLDNCRFCPGSQCCVEDGPESIDSIIDMDAVCKRVTTLGLDVSVTISQDAGRYLCDFTYYTSLYRGGGRSAFVHVPPLGKPYNADQLGRALRAIIEEMLGVLEQVEGDIRCCHQH; from the exons ATGGAGCAGCCGCGGAAGGCGGTGGTGGTGACCG GGTTTGGCCCTTTTGGGGAGCACACTGTGAACGCCAGCTGGATCGCTGTCCAG GAACTGGAGAAGCTGGGCCTTGGGGACAGCGTGGACCTGCATGTGTATGAAATCCCTGTGGAATACCAGACCGTGCAAAGGCTCATCCCCGCGCTGTGGGAGAAACACAGCCCCCAG CTCGTGGTGCATGTTGGGGTGTCGGGCATGGCCACCACAGTGACGCTGGAGAAATGTGGTCACAACAAGGGCTATAAGGGCCTGGACAATTGCCGCTTCTGCCCCGGCTCCCAGTGCTGTGTGGAGGACGGCCCCGAGAGCATCGACTCCATCATCGACATGGACGCTGTGTGCAAAAGGGTGACCACGCTGGGGCTGGACGTGTCTGTCACCATCTCCCAGGATGCTGGCAG GTACCTCTGTGATTTCACCTACTACACCTCGCTGTACCGGGGCGGCGGCCGGTCAGCTTTCGTCCACGTTCCCCCGCTGGGCAAGCCTTACAACGCGGACCAGCTGGGCCGGGCGCTGCGGGCCATCATCGAGGAGATGCTGGGCGTCCTGGAGCAGGTGGAGGGCGACATCCGCTGCTGCCACCAGCACTGA